In a genomic window of Spirosoma agri:
- a CDS encoding DEAD/DEAH box helicase: MPFSSLGLSKPLLKAVDAQQYTKPYPIQQDAIPAILQGKDILGIAKTGSGKTASFVLPILELFLRRQLPKNNDVKVLVLVPTRELAVQVAEVFQTFGATIPRQVKTLAVYGGVSINPQMIAVRDAEIVVATPGRLLDLISSNAVQLSAVELLVLDEADKMLDLGFADEMDQVFDLLPKKRQTILFSATLGDAIETINQNLLRNPVTIEVVEEEQNLDLIKQVAYRVDAERKGPLLRYLIKTGKMKQVLVFVSSTRTADNVVTKLNKNGIQAAAIHSGKTQGARTDALTKFKAGRLTVLVATDLISRGIDIQLLPHVINFELPRSPKDYIHRIGRTGRAEAEGEAISLICPDDEHHFRIIQKKMGKRVELLETAELDLLKY; encoded by the coding sequence ATGCCATTTTCATCACTCGGGTTGTCGAAGCCGCTATTGAAAGCAGTAGACGCTCAACAGTATACAAAGCCTTATCCGATTCAGCAGGATGCCATTCCGGCCATTTTGCAGGGAAAAGATATTCTGGGAATTGCCAAAACGGGTTCCGGCAAGACGGCCAGCTTCGTGCTGCCGATTCTGGAACTGTTTCTGCGTCGGCAACTGCCTAAAAATAATGACGTCAAAGTGCTGGTGCTGGTGCCCACCCGCGAGCTAGCCGTTCAGGTCGCCGAGGTATTTCAGACGTTTGGCGCGACGATTCCCCGACAGGTCAAAACACTGGCCGTATACGGGGGCGTATCCATTAACCCCCAGATGATTGCGGTACGGGATGCCGAGATCGTTGTGGCTACACCAGGCCGGTTGCTCGATTTGATTTCGTCGAATGCTGTACAACTGTCGGCGGTGGAACTGCTGGTGCTCGACGAAGCGGATAAGATGCTGGACCTTGGTTTTGCCGACGAGATGGACCAGGTATTTGACCTGCTGCCGAAAAAACGGCAGACGATTCTTTTTTCGGCTACGCTGGGCGACGCCATCGAAACGATCAACCAGAACCTGCTGCGTAATCCGGTGACGATCGAGGTTGTCGAAGAGGAGCAAAATCTGGACTTGATCAAGCAGGTTGCCTATCGCGTCGACGCCGAACGGAAAGGACCCCTGTTGCGCTACCTGATCAAAACGGGTAAGATGAAGCAGGTGCTGGTCTTCGTATCCTCCACCCGAACCGCCGACAATGTCGTCACCAAGCTGAATAAAAATGGTATTCAGGCGGCTGCCATCCACAGCGGAAAAACGCAGGGTGCCCGCACGGACGCGCTCACCAAATTTAAAGCGGGCCGATTGACCGTACTCGTTGCTACGGATCTGATTTCGAGAGGAATTGATATTCAGCTGTTGCCACACGTCATCAACTTCGAACTACCCCGATCGCCTAAAGATTACATTCACCGCATTGGCCGTACGGGTCGGGCGGAAGCCGAAGGCGAAGCCATTTCGCTGATCTGCCCGGACGACGAGCATCAC